A window of Brevinema andersonii genomic DNA:
TTGATACTGAGGCAAAACGGCACGGGGATTGAGTTTTTTTATTGGTAAATTCATACTATTTTCTCCTATAAATTCTCCGGACAAGTAAATAATTTTCTATAACGTCAATAATATCATGATTTCCAGTTTTTTTAGCAAAATCTAAAACATTCTGCTGATAAATATCTTTAGCATCGGGATCAATTTTTAAGCGTATCATCAACCTCACCAATTCCAAATTTTGTGACTCAACCGCATGCATTAAAAGATTCATATTTTCTTTGTCCTGGATATGGATTTTTGCTCCCTGTCTAATCAAAAAATCTACAACTTCTTTATGTCCGTTGATCACAGCCCACATGAGCGGTGTCATACCTTCCTTTGTTTTTATTTCAATATCAGCTCCGCGCTTGACCAAGTACTCAACTAATGAAACATCACCTTCAGAAATAGCATAAAAAATAGGACTAGCTCCCTGACGATTTTTTTTGTTAAGAGGAGCTTTATAGCTCAACAAAAGGTCTATCATCGCGAGATTTCGTTCACCTATCGCAGGAATCAATGCTGTTTCTCCATTTTTGTTTCTGTAGGTTGCTTTGGCTCCATTATGCAATAAAAATTCTGCTATTTCCAAATTATTGATAGATACAGAGTATAACAATGGTGTATAGTGATATTTGTCTTTAAAATTGACTAATGATTTTTTTCTTGATACGCATGCTCGAACTTTCAATATATCACCCGATTTGACAGCAAGCATAAAATCATCGCTGCTATCAGCATAGATAGGAGAAAATATCAAAAAAATCATACAAAAAAGCTTCATAAACCACCTGATTTTATTTTTCATATTATAACTGGTTTAATTCAAAAAGGAAATGAAATACGAAAAAATTTTGCTATATACTGAAGGATTTCTTTGGGAGCCAACGAAAAAGTTTGAGCTGGTTTTGCTGCATTGACAAAATATTTCCCGTAGAATTTTGAAAAAACACGAGCATCTAG
This region includes:
- a CDS encoding ankyrin repeat domain-containing protein: MIFLIFSPIYADSSDDFMLAVKSGDILKVRACVSRKKSLVNFKDKYHYTPLLYSVSINNLEIAEFLLHNGAKATYRNKNGETALIPAIGERNLAMIDLLLSYKAPLNKKNRQGASPIFYAISEGDVSLVEYLVKRGADIEIKTKEGMTPLMWAVINGHKEVVDFLIRQGAKIHIQDKENMNLLMHAVESQNLELVRLMIRLKIDPDAKDIYQQNVLDFAKKTGNHDIIDVIENYLLVRRIYRRK